A window of Mytilus edulis chromosome 10, xbMytEdul2.2, whole genome shotgun sequence contains these coding sequences:
- the LOC139491469 gene encoding ATP-dependent DNA helicase RecQ-like has protein sequence MDVSNALKTIEMKYAFKFKEKQMESIKYIMEGKDTFIVLPTGYGKSKIYSHLPEIHGLVRDTPGTVLVISPLQSLMKDQVSKLNKIGMSATLVGECPSDKNIADLIREGQYQLVFSSLEAALTPGFWRRCFTTGVFHDNPLAVVVDEAHCIIEWGDDFRPEYGNLAHLRSIVPDKTVFIAMTATSTKEMKRRIIKHLDMCQSETQTVCMLPERKNLTYVIKKSRKQTDELHWMLADLLENKENAKKTIIYCRNIATCANLYEHFYINIDDTLNFDSRLIAMFHRSTTEENKEQVLSEFPKQDSKLRLVFATVAFGMGVDIPDD, from the exons atggATGTCAGTAATGCTTTGAAAACAATAGAGATGAAATATGcctttaaatttaaagaaaaacagatgGAGTCGATAAAATACATCATGGAGGGTAAAGATACATTCATTGTCCTACCGACAGGATATGGGAAAAGCAAAATATACTCCCATTTACCCGAGATTCACGGTCTTGTGAGAGACACTCCTGGTACAGTGCTAGTTATTTCGCCGCTTCAGTCTCTGATGAAAGATCAGGTTTCGAAGCTCAATAAGATTGGAATGTCAGCAACTTTAGTTGGAGAATGTCCAAGTGACAAAAACATTGCTGATTTGATACGAGAGGGCCAATATCAGTTGGTATTTTCTTCCCTTGAAGCTGCCTTGACACCAGGGTTTTGGAGACGTTGCTTTACCACTGGAGTATTCCACGACAACCCCCTTGCTGTTGTTGTTGATGAGGCTCACTGCATTATAGAATG GGGTGATGATTTCAGACCAGAATATGGAAACCTTGCTCACCTCCGTTCCATTGTTCCAGACAAAACAGTATTCATAGCAATGACTGCCACTTCAACCAAAGAAATGAAAAGAAGAATAATTAAACACCTTGATATGTGCCAATCAGAGACACAAACTGTATGTATGTTGCCGGAAAGAAAAAATCTTACGTATGTGATCAAGAAATCAAGAAAACAAACAGATGAACTTCACTGGATGCTTGCAGACTTACTAGAAAACAAGGAAAATGCaaagaaaacaataatttattGTAGAAATATAGCGACATGTGCGAACTTGTATGAACATTTTTACATTAACATTGATGATACTCTGAATTTTGATAGTAGACTAATTGCCATGTTCCATCGCTCcacaacagaagaaaataaagagCAAGTGCTGTCTGAATTCCCAAAACAGGACAGTAAATTACGTCTGGTATTTGCCACTGTGGCTTTTGGTATGGGTGTCGACATACCTGATGATTAA